DNA from Asanoa sp. WMMD1127:
ACCGGGATGCGGCGCTGGGCCTGCTCGATGAAGACCACGAAGAAGATGATCAGCAGGACGAGCGCGATCACCAGGAAGAACTTCCACCAGCCCTGGCTGATCTTGATCTGCCAGCCTTCGCTGGGGAGGCGGGCCACGATCGAGGTGAAGATCAGGACCGACATGCCGTTGCCGACGCCGCGGTCGGTGATCAGCTCGCCCAGCCACATGACGACGCCGGTGCCGGCGGTCATGGTGATCACGAGCGCGACCAGGGTGACCCAGGTCGGCAGGCCGGTGCCGTCCGGCACGATCGGGAACTGGTCGCACATGTTGTTGAACAGCTGGCCCGACCGGGCCAGGGCGACGAACGCCGACGCCTGCAGGACACCGAGGCCCAGGGTCAGGTAGCGGGTGTACTGCGTGATCTTGGCTTGGCCGGCCTGACCCTCCTTGCGAAGCTGCTCGAGTCGCGGGATCACGACCGTCAGCAGCTGCAGGATGATCGACGCTGTGATGTAGGGCATGATGCCCAGCGCGAAGACCGACAGCGACAGCAGTGCGCCACCGGAGAACAGGTTCAGCAGGTTGAAGACGCCACCCGCGTTGTTCGTCGCCATGAGATCCATGCACTTCTGCACGTTTCCGTAGGAAACGCCCGGGCTGGGCAGCGTGGCGCCCAGCCGGTAGACCGCGATGATGCCGAGTGTGAACAACAGTTTCTTACGCAGGTCAGGCGTGCGGAACGCACTGAGAAATGCGGAGAGCAACGTCTTCCTCCTGCGCGAACGGACCGCCGGGGTCGTGGCGGCCGGGGTGGCTGTCGGTAGTGGCCCGACACCCTTTCGGGAACGGACTCTAACTTATCTGGCTCTGCTCGCGACCGGCTGGCCGCACCCATCCATCGGGAACGATATCTGTCCGGATCGCTCCGGATCAACGCCGGAGGGGCGCGGCTCCCAACGGTCCCTGACCATTGGAGCCGCGCCCCTGCCCGCGCTACAGCTCGGTGGTGGCGCCGCCCGCGGCGGCGATCTTCTCCTTCGCCGACGCGCTGAACGCGTGGGCGGAAACACGGAGTGATACGCCACCCAGGTCGCCGCTGCCGAGCACCTTGA
Protein-coding regions in this window:
- the secY gene encoding preprotein translocase subunit SecY translates to MLSAFLSAFRTPDLRKKLLFTLGIIAVYRLGATLPSPGVSYGNVQKCMDLMATNNAGGVFNLLNLFSGGALLSLSVFALGIMPYITASIILQLLTVVIPRLEQLRKEGQAGQAKITQYTRYLTLGLGVLQASAFVALARSGQLFNNMCDQFPIVPDGTGLPTWVTLVALVITMTAGTGVVMWLGELITDRGVGNGMSVLIFTSIVARLPSEGWQIKISQGWWKFFLVIALVLLIIFFVVFIEQAQRRIPVQYAKRMIGRRMYGGTSTYIPLKVNQAGVIPVIFGSSLLYLPALLLQFYDRNNLNDWQSWIQNNLVDPTSYIYITLYFLLIIFFTYFYVSITFNPTEVADNMKKYGGFVPGIRPGKPTAEYLDYILSRITLPGAIYLGVISILPSFFFIWLDRQQYLNFPFGGTAVLIMVGVGLETVKQIESQLMQRNYEGFLR